A window of Cellulosimicrobium protaetiae genomic DNA:
GCCGTCGTGGTCGATGACGCGCGCGACGCGCGTCACGGGCCCGTCGACGATCACGTCGGCGTCGAGCGGGTTGAACGCGAGGACGGGCTCGCGCGTCGTGGGGCGCAGCACGCCCGCCTGCGACACCTCCTCGCCGAGCAGCGAGTTGTACAGCGTCGACTTCCCGGCACCCGTCGAGCCGGCGATCACGACGATCGCCGGCGAGGAGAGCTCGCGCAGCCGCGGCAGCAGGTGCTCGTCGAGCTGCGTGAGCAGCCGACGCCGCGAGGCGTCCGCGTCCGTCGCGCCGTCGATCGCGAGCGGGAGGCGCACGTCCGCCACGTCGCGGCGCAGGTCGCGCGCGACGTCGAAGACCGTGACACCGAGCTCCTCGGTCGCCTGCGCGGGCCTCCACGAGCCCGGCGACCGGCCCGTGGCGGTCGCGCTCGCGTCGCTCGTGGCGGCGTCTGGGGTTCTCACTGGTTCATAGTGACGGCTGCACGGGGCCCCGCCAAACGCACGCGCCGCACGGCGCGCGACCACGCGACCTGCACGTCCACCACCACGGCCCCGACCTCCCGAGCACGCCCGGCTCCCACTACGATGGGCGCGCGCCTCGATAGCTCAATGGATAGAGCAACGGCCTTCTAATCCGTAGGTTGCAGGTTCGAGTCCTGCTCGGGGCACCACTCGTACCGGCCGCGCGTCACGTTCCCGTCGCCCAGCGAGGGTCGTAGTCCGGGTGCTCGGCGTAGGGGGTCGCGAGGGCCCTGAGGATGCGGTCCCCGACGAAGGCGACACCGCTCTCGCTGCGCTCGTCCGTCTCCCGCTCGAGGTCGACCGTCATGTCGTACCCGGTCGCCTCGTAGGCGAGGGTGATGATGCGCCGCTTCACCGCACACTCGTCCAGCCGCCGCGACCGAGACCACGGACCGCCCGGAACCGCGTCATCGGACGCCGCGGAGGCCGCCTCGTCCTCGTCGATCCTGGCGAGCAGGAACTCGGTCAGCGTCATCTCGCCATCCTCCCACCAGTGCCCGGCCCCGGCCCCCGGCCCCGCGGTCCGATCCCAGACGGCGAGCGCCGCCCGCCGGTGTAGTGTCGAGGTGTGGTTGATCGCCGGATCGGCCCACGTGACGTCGGCCAGTCCGAAGCCCTCCTCCCCGAGCGCGACGCGCTCGTGCAGGACGAGGACGACGAGGGCGCGCGGTGGGACGACGACGGCGGTCACGAACCCGACCTGGAGGACGAACCCCGATCTCCTTGAGTGGGACGCCTGGCGCCTCACCGACTGCCTCGACGGCAGCGGACGAGAGCCGGTACGCCGGCTCCGAGGATCGGACGACGCCATGAGCACCACCACCTCCACCCCCACGTCCTTCGGGCGGGTCCAGGACACCGCGCTGCAGCTCCGGGGGGTGCTCGAGACCGCCCTGCCGCGTGAGCTCGGCACGGACGCCGAGCCCGCGCTCTACACCGTGACCGCGGTCTTCTCCCGTCGGGTCTCGGGACCCGAGCAGGCGCTGCTCGAGCTCCCCGCCGTGACCGCGCTGCTCGCCGACCACGGGTACCCCGGGATCGTGCTCCGGGTCGAGGACCGTCGCCTGCTCGTCGAGAACACGAACCTGGCCATGCTCTCCGGCGGGCTCGCGCACGAGATCGCCGCGGTGCTCCGCGACGTCGAGGGAGCGATCGCGGCCGAGCGCACGCGCAAGGCCGACGAGCTGGCCGAGTGGCGCGCCGCCGAGGTGCTGCGCGCGGCGACGGTGAAGGTCGAGGCGGATCGTGTCCGCTTCGAGTGAGCGGTCGCGCACGACCGGCGTCGTCGCCCGCGCGCGCCCTTCGGCGAACCGGACCACGCGCGACTACTCGGTGCTCGCGAAGATCGTGCGCGAGTCCGGGCTCCTGCGCCGGCGCTACGCGTACTACTGGACCCGGCTCGTCCTGACGGTTGCCGCCCTGGGGGCGGTGTGGGCGGGTGTCGTGCTCGTGGGTGACTCGTGGTGGCAGCTCGCGCTCGCCGCGGCGCTCGCGCTCGTGCTCTCCCAGCTCGCGTTCCTCGGCCACGACAGCTCCCACCGGCAGATCTTCCGGTCGCGCGCGTGGAACGACTGGACCGCGCGCATCCTGGCCAACGCGCTCGTCGGGCTGAGCCACGTCTGGTGGACCACCAAGCACGACGCCCACCACGCGGCACCGAACCAGGAGGGTCACGACCCGGACATCTCGCCGGGGGTCGTCGCCTTCACGCCTGCGGCCCTGGCCAGCCGCCGCGGCTGGCGCGCGTGGCTGGCCCACCGGCAGGGCTGGTACTTCTTCCCGCTCCTCACCCTCGAAGGGCTCCACCTGCACGTCGCGAGCGTGCGCAAGGTGCTCGGACGCGGGCCCGTGCCACACCGTGGCGTGGAGGTGCCGGTCCTGCTCGCGCGGCTCGCGCTCTACCTGGTCGCGCTGGGCGTGCTCCTGCCCCCGGCTCTCGCGCTCGCGTTCCTCGCCGTCCAGCTCGCCGTGTTCGGTGTCCTGCTCGGCGGTGCGTTCGCGCCCAACCACAAGGGCATGCCGATCGTGCCCGCGACGGCGGACATCGACTTCCTGCGCCGCCAGGTGCTGATGTCCCGCAACATCCGCGGGGGCGCCGTCGTCGACTTCCTCATGGGCGGCCTGAACCGGCAGGTCGAGCATCACCTCTTCCCGAGCATGCCGCGACCGAACCTCAGGACGGTCCAGCCCCTCGTGCGCGAGTACTGCTCGCAGCTCGGGGTCACCTACACCGAGGTCGGCTTCTTCGCCTCGTACCGCATCGTGATCGGCTACCTCAACGACGTCCCCGGCCGTGCCCGCGACCCGTTCTCCTGCCCCCTGGCCGCCGGCCTCGGCAGGTGAGATACGGCGGTCCCGTCGAGGAGACTCCCCGCGGCTCCCAGGTTCGCTCCCAGGAACGAGGCGTACGATCAGGACATCCGTGGCGAACGTGCCCCGTCTGAGGTGCGCGGGCCCGGAATCCCGAGGGAGGCCGTCATGGCCACCATCCCACCCCTGGCGTCCGCCACCAACGGCGAGCCGACAGCGGCTGTCCACGGCACCCGTCCGAGTTCCGTCACCCGCACCTCCGGCGCCCCGGCCGGTGCACCCCGTACACGTGCCGGCGCCACCTGGGTCGGGTTGTGCGTCGCCGCCCTCGTCCTCGTCGCGCTCATCGTCTTCATGCTCCAGAACACCCAGGCCGTGCTCGTCTCCTTCCTGGGCTGGCAGGGCTCCGTCCCGCTCGCGCTCGCCCTGCTCGTCGCCGGCGTCGGGGTCGGGGTCGTCGCCCTCGTCGTCGGCACGCTGCGCATCCACCAGCTCCGCCGCCGCCTCGCGCAACACCGGTAGTGCCGCGCCCTCGCGCCCGTCCGTGCTCAACCGAACGACGGGGCCGTCGCGCGGTCGATCTCGACCAGGTAGGCGTGCCGCTCCTCGCCGCGCGGGTAGGGGCCGCCGGTGTAGAGCTCGGAGAGCCGGTCGACGACGGCCCAGCCCGCGTCGCCGTCGAGCACCTCGACGACGCGACCGCGCAGGGTCGCCATGACGAACGGGTTCCCGGTCTCCGTCACGGACACCGCGACGCGCGGGTCGCGCGCGAGGTTGCGCGCCTTGCGCGAGCCGGGGCCCGTGAGGAACGCGAGCCGGTCCCCCTCCCAGCCGACCCAGAGCGGCACGACGTGCGGGCCGCCGTCGGGCAGGACGGTCGCGAGGTGCGCGACGTGCGGTCCGGCGACGAGCACGCGGGCCACCTCGGGGACGTGGGCGGGACCGGGTGCGGGCCGCGCGCTCACACGATCGCCCCGCACGACAGGTCGACGACGACCCCCGTCGTCGCACCCGCGGCGTCGGACGCGAGGTAGACGGCCGTGCCGGCGACCTCGGAGAGCCGCGGCAGGCGGCCGAGCAGCGTGTCCTTGACGAGCATGGGCAGGTCGTCGTCCGACGCGCCGACGGTCTCGGGCGTGAAGTTGGGCCGGAGCCCGACGACCCGCACGCCGTGGCGGCCGACCTCGCCGGCGAGGCTGCGCACGAGGGTCTCGATCGAGGCGCACGCGAGGCTGAACCCGCCCATCTCGTGGCGCGACTCCCGCGCGGCCGTCGACGAGAGCATGACGATCGCCCCGGACCCCTGGGCGATCATGTGCCGCGCCGCCGCGGTCGCCGTGAGGAAGTGGGTCGTCGTCGCGGACACGATCGGCGCCACGAAGTCCTGGAGGGACATCTCGACGAGCGGGACGTTCTGGAGCACGTCGTACGCGACGGCGTTGAAGGACACGTCGAGGCTCCCTGCCCGCTCGACCACGAGCGCCGCGTGCGCGTCGACCGACTCCTTGTCCGTCGCGTCGACGACGGCGGTGCCCGCCCGCCCGCCGGCGGCCCGGATCTCCTCGGCGAGCGCGTCGAGCGTGGCGGCCGTCCGTCCCGCGAGGAAGACGTGCGCGCCCGCGGCGGCGAACGCGCGGCTCACCGCCGACCCCATCGACCCCGCGGCCCCGTAGACCACCGCGTTCTTCCCGGCGAGCTGCATCTGACGTCCCTTCCTCGACGGTGGCGCGCACGTCCGCGGAGGGCGTGCGCAGCGAACTCTCGCAGACGGACGACGGCGCGGGCGGGCGGAACTCATCGGCCGCCCGGACGTTGGGTCTGGCATGGGGAGTTCTCACCCTCCCGATCCCCGGAAAGGGTAAAGATCAGGCCACCGGCCGTAGATATACTCGGCCGACCGGCGCAGGCCGGTTCCGCCCGGTTCGCCCGGGTCGAGGGGGAGCTCGCGAGGGCCGCCCCACCCGCCACCGACGGCGTCCGACGGCACGCACGAGCGAAGGACAGACATGACCGAGGCAGCACCGCTCCAGCCCCCCGCTCCGACGGAGACGCTCACGCTCAGCGCCCCGGAGCCCGTCAAGCCGGTCGCCACCACGCAGGCTCCGTCGCTCGCCCCGCGCGTCGACGAGGCCGCGATCCCCGGCCTCCAGTCGAAGGTCTCCTCCTATCTCGACCAGCTCCTCGCGACGGACACCCGTTCGCCGGAGTTCGCCGCGAAGGCCGACGACATCCGCAAGATGGGCGACAAGGACATCCGCGCGGCCTCGGACGTCTCGAACCGCATGCTCGAGATGCCGGTCCGGGAGCTGCGCGAGGGCGGCGTCTCCGAGAGCTCGAAGGTGAGCAAGTCGCTGCTCGAGCTGCGCCGCACGGTCGAGGACCTCGACCCGAGCGAGGCGAGCATGGGCAAGAAGTTCCTGGGCCTCATCCCGTTCGGCGGGAAGCTCCAGGACTACTTCCGCCGCTACGAGAGCTCGCAGAAGCAGCTCAACGCGATCGTCCAGTCGCTCTACAACGGCCAGGACGAGCTCCGCAAGGACAACGCCGCGCTCAACCTCGAGAAGCAGAACCTCTGGGACTCGATGGCCCGGCTCAACCAGTACATCTTCATCGCCGAGCGCCTCGACACCGAGCTCTCCACGAAGATCGCCGAGCTCGAGGCGAGCGACCCCGAGCGTGCCCAGGCGCTGCGCGAGGACGTGCTGTTCTACGTCCGCCAGAAGCACCAGGACCTGCTCACGCAGCTCGCGGTGTCCATCCAGGGCTACCTCGCGATGGACATCATCATGAAGAACAACGTCGAGCTCATCAAGGGCGTCGACCGCGCGACGACGACGACGGTCTCGGCGCTGCGCACGGCCGTCATCGTGGCGCAGGCGCTCGCGAACCAGAAGCTCGTGCTCGACCAGATCACGGCGCTCAACACGACGACGTCGAACATGATCGCCTCGACCTCGAAGATGCTCGCGGACCAGTCGGCGAGCATCCAGCAGCAGGCCGCGAGCGCGACCGTCGGGCTCCCCCAGCTCCAGCAGGCGTTCGCGAACATCTATGCGACGCTCGACTCGATCTCGACCTTCAAGACGCAGGCGCTCGACTCGATGGCGCAGACCATCGGCGTGCTCGAGACCGAGACGACGAAGGCGAACGAGTACCTCGACCGCGCGCGCCGCTCGGACCAGTCCCAGGTCGGCAACGGCTCGCTCGACATCGGGCGCCTGTGACCCCTGGCGACGTACGACCCTCGTCCTCCCGCGGCCCGACCGCCGCTCCCCGCACCACAGATCGGACCCCGAGCTAGATGGGCTGGTTCTCCGACGTGATCGGCCGCCTCGGCGGCCGGTCCCCCGCGCCCGAGCCCGCGTACGAGCTGCCCGCCCCGCCGACGTCGGCCGAGATCCTCGCGTCCGTCGAGCGCGTCGAGCAGCAGATCGAGGGGCGCGTGCCGCCCGCGGTCACGGCACGCGTGCACCGCATCACCGGCACGGTCGAGGACATGGTGCCGCGCCTCGACCGCCTGGGCGGCGGGTCGCAGCAGGCGCACACGGTCGTCGCGACGGCGACGAGCTACCTGCCCGAGGCGGTCGGCGCGTACCTGCGCCTGCCGCGCGACTTCGCCGACCGGCGGGTCGTCGCGCAGGGCAAGACGTCGCTCATGCTGCTGTGCGACCAGCTCGACCTGCTCGGCGTCACGCTCGACAAGATCTCCGACGCGGTCTCGCGCGCCGACGCCGCGGCGCTCGTCGCGCACGGCGCGTTCCTCGCGGAGAAGTTCCGCGACTCGTCGATCGCGCTCGACCCGGGGGCCGGGCAGGGCACGCCCCAGCCGCCCACCGGGTCGGCGTCGGAGCCCGGACGTCTGGAGGCTCCGTGACCGGCCAGACGACCCCGAGCCTCGCGGCGGCGCTCGAAGCGCTCGACGCCGCGGCACGCGCCGCGGGCGTGGACGAGGAGGCGGCGCGCGACGAGGGCGCCCGGCTCGCGGCGGCCGTCGCCGAGTCCTCCCCCGGCGCGCCGGCGGCGTGGCTCGCCGCGCTCGGGCACGACCCGGCCGCGACGGGCGCGTTCTTCACCGCCGCGTCGAGCGCGCGGCGCTGGCGCACGTCGCCGACCGACGTCCTCGCCGCCCTCGGTGCGGCGCGCTCGAAGCACGCGGCGGCGTACGGGCAGGCGCTGGCCGACGTCGCGCGCGCGGCGGGGCACCTCGGCTCGCCCGGACCGCACGTGGCCGGGGCCGCCGCCGCGACGGCGGCGGTCCAACGGACGGGTACCCCGCAGGGGGCCGGTCCGGTGGCTGCTCCGGCTCCGGGTCGGGCACCGTCCGGCCCGACGGCGCCGCCCGCCGTGGGCGGCCCCCTCGCCCCGCGCTCCGCGCCGAGTGGCGCGGACCCGTTCGACCTCGGCGACCTGCTCGCCGCGCAGGGCTCGCTCGACGCCCTGCGTCGCCCCGCGCCCGAGGTCCCCTCGGTCGAGTCGATCCTCGACGCGCTCGGCGCGCGCCCGGCCGCGGCACCGCCCGGCCCGGCGTCCGCGGCGCCGTCGGTCGCGACCCCGGCGGACCCGTCCCCGGGCTCCGCGGCCGCGACCGCCGCGCAGGCGACGACGACCACCGAGGCGGCCGCCGAGGAGGAGCCCGCGCGATCGATCGAGGAGCTGCTCGCCGAGCTCGACGCGCTCACCGGGCTCACGCGCGTGAAGGACGAGATCCACCGCCAGACCGAGCTGCTGCGCGTCGAGAAGCTGCGCACCGAGGCCGGCCTGACCCGCCCGACGCTCACGCGCCACCTCGTGTTCCTCGGCAACCCCGGCACGGGCAAGACGACGGTCGCGCGGCTCGTCGCGGGGATCTACCGCGCGCTCGGACTGCTCGAGAAGGGCCACCTCGTCGAGGTGGACCGGTCCGAGCTCGTCGCGGGCTACCTGGGCCAGACCGCCGTCAAGACGTCCGAGGTCGTCGCGACCGCGCTCGGCGGCGTGCTGTTCGTCGACGAGGCGTACGGTCTCGCGGAGGACCAGTACGGCGCAGAGGCCATCAACACGCTCGTCAAGGACATGGAGGACCACCGCGACGAGCTCGTCGTCATCGTGGCCGGCTACCCCGGCCCGATGGCGGAGTTCCTCGCCACGAACCCCGGCCTCGAGTCGCGGTTCTCCACGACCATCACCTTCGAGGACTACGCCGACGCCGAGCTGCGCGACATCTTCGCGGGCATGGCGGGGAAGTCCGACTTCGAGCCGACCCCCGAGGCGCTCGACGTGTTCGCCCGGCTCGCCGCGGCGCAGCCGCGCACCGAGGGCTTCGGCAACGCGCGCTGGGCCCGCAACGTGCTCGACGCCGCGATCGCGCGCCACGCGTGGCGCCTCAAGGACACCGAGGCGCCGACGATCGACGAGCTCCGCCTCCTGCTGCCCGTCGACGTCGTCGACGGCGAGGGCGCCCCCGCGCTGCTCGCCTCGCTCGACCCGCCGGAGCCCGCGGATTCGCCGACCGACGGCACGACCGAGGACGCTCCCGTCGACGACGCACCCGACACCGCCCCCTCCACCGCCGAGGAGAACGCATGACGACCACCCCGGTCCGCCCGGCGGGCCAGCAGATCGTCCCCGCGGGCGGCCCCGCGCCGGGCGGCGCGCCCGGCCCGGCCGGCCACACGAACGGGGCGCCGAACGGGGCGCCGAACGCCACCGTGTCCCGCGCCCGCGGCGCGCTGCGCCGCACGCCCGGCAAGCTGCGGCTCGTCATGGGCCTGTGCGTGCTCGCCGCGCTCGCGCTCGGCGTGCTCGGCTTCCAGGCGGGCAGCGTCCAGTCCCGGGCGCTCGAGGCCGCGAGCGAGGACACCGCGCAGCTCGTCGGGGTCCAGGAGGTGCGCAACGCGCTCGTCGCCGCGGACGCGACGGCGACCGGCGCGTTCCTCGTCGGCGGACTCGAGCCCGCGGACCAGCGGGCCCGGTACGACGACCTCGTCGACCAGGCCGCGAGCGGCCTCGCCACGCTCTCCGGGAGCAACGAGGGCGACGCGGAGCTGCTCGGCCAGGTCGCGGCCGACCTCACGGTCTACACCGGCCTCGTCGAGCAGGCCCGCGCCAACAACCGCCAGGGCTTCCCGGTCGGCTCGGCCTACCTCGACCAGGCGTCGACCATCCTGCGCGAGCAGATGCTCCCGGCGCTCGACGAGGTCGTGCTCGACGACGCCGACCGCGTCGCCGCCGACTTCTCCGGCGTCCGCAACGCGCTGTGGGTGCTCGCGGGCGGGCTCGTCGCGCTCGCCGTGCTCGTCGTGAGCCAGGTCTGGCTCGCGCGCCGCACGCACCGCGTGCTCAACGTCGGCCTCGCGGTCGCGACCGTCGTCGTGCTCGTCGTGGGCATCGTGTCGACGGTCCTCCTGACCCAGGCGAGCTCGCGCGCGCAGGACGTGCGCACCGGCCCGTACGCGGCGACGCTCGCCGCGTCCCAGGCGTACTCGCTCGCGAACGACGCGAAGTCGATGGAGGCGTTCACGCTCATCAAGCGCGGCTCCGGGCAGGCGTACGAGGAGGCCTTCGTCACCGCGACGGACGACGCGGCGGCGCGCCTGGACACCGCGGCGTCCGAGGGCATCCTCGACGGGTCGACGGCGCAGGCCCTCGACGCGTGGGTGACCCGGCACGCGGACGTCCGCGCGCTCGACGACGCGGGGCAGTGGGACGACGCCGTCGCCCTCGCGACCGCGACGGACCCGGAGAGCCCGAACGCCGCGTTCGACGCCTTCTCGTCGGCGGCACGCGACGACATCGAGACCAACGCGGCCGCGACGAGCGACCGCCTCGACGGCGCGGCGACCACCGCGACCGTGGCGGGCTGGCTCCTGCTGGCCGCCGGCCTGGTCGCGGCCCTGCTCGCGTGGCGCGGCGTGACCGCACGACTGGAGGAGTACCGGTGACCCAGACGCTCGCCACCCCCGACCGGAGCCGCCGCGCCGGCGCCCGCCGGCGCCGCACCGGCGTCGTCGCCACCGTGCTCGCCACGGCGCTCGTGCTCGCCGCGTGCTCGGGACCGTCCGGTGCGGACGACCTGCGCCTCACCGAGGCGCCCCCGGAGGAGACCGCCGAGGAGGCTCCCGCCGCCCCGGCCGCTCCCGCGGAGTGCGCCGACCCCCTCGCGTCGTACGCGCCCGAGGGCGCGCTGCCCGGCCCGGACGCCCTGCCGGGCGGCAGCACGATGGCCGCGATCCGCGACCGCGGCTCGCTCATCGTCGGCGTCTCGGCCGACACGCTGCTCATGGGCGCACGCAACTCGCTGTCCGGTCAGATCGAGGGCTTCGACATCGACGTGCTGCACGAGATCTCGCGCGCGATCTTCGGCGACCCCGACCGGCTGACGTTCCGGGTCATCACGTCCGGCCAGCGTCTCGAGGTGCTCGAGAACGGCGAGGTCGACCTCGTCGCGCGCGCGTTCACCATCAACTGCGAGCGGTGGGAGTCCATCGCGTTCTCCGCGGAGTACTACCACGCGGGCCAGAAGGTGCTCGTCACGCGCGACTCGACCGCGAGCGGCATCGCGGACCTCGAGGGCCAGCGCGTGTGCGCCCCGGAGGGCACGACGACGCTCACGCGCCTCGAGCAGTTCTCCGGCATCGAGCCCGTCCCGGCCACGACCCACACCCAGTGCCTCGTGCTGTTCCAGCAGGGCAAGGTCGACGCGATCACCGGTGACGACACGATCCTCGCCGGCTTCGCGGCGCAGGACCCGTACGCGAAGGTCGTCGGCGAGGCGATCAGCGACGAGCCGTACGGCATCGGCGTGCCCGCGCAGAACGTGGACATGGTGCGGTTCGTGAACGGCGTGCTCGAGCAGATGAAGTCCGACGGGCGCTGGGCCGCGATCTACGGCGAGTGGCTGGGCGGGCTCGGCCCCGCCCCGACCCCGCCGGCCGCGGTGTACGGCCGCACGCCGTGACCCGCACGACCGCACCGGAGGCGCCGGGACGGCTCGGCGAGGCGATCCCCGCCGCCGACCTCCTGGCGTACCTCGCCGCGCTCGAGACCTGGCTCGACGAGCGGCGCACGGAGCTCGACCGCCTCGACGCCGCCGCGCAGGCCGCCGCGACGCCCGACGTCTACACCGCGGACCTCGTGCTCGCCCTGTCGCTGTGGCAGGCGATCCGCACGCGCGCGGACGAGATCCGGCCCGTGTGGGACTCGGGCCGCGCCGACGCGGTGGCGCGCGAGAAGATCTCCCAGCTCGTCTGGGGCCGGCTCGACTCCGGCTCGGGCGCCGCGCTCGTCTCGCTCGTCGAGGCGGTGAAGCTGTGCGACGCCCTCGTCGTGCAGCTGCGCACGCGGCTGTCGTTCGACCCGCACACGGCCGACCAGGTCGCGCGTCTGCGCGGTGTGCGCGCCGAGCTCGTGCGCTGCGAGGACCTCGCCGGGTCGGACGCCGACGCGCGCGGACGCGTCGAGACCCTGCGGGGACGCCTCGACCACCTCGTCGCGCAGGCCGCGCGCGGCGCGGACGTCTCCGGCCCGCTCGCGGAGCTCGAGACGGAGGTCGCGCGGGCCGAGCGCGACCTCATCGTCGCCTCCGCGCAGCGCCGCGAGCTGCGCCGCGACCGCGCGCGCACCGAGGAGCAGCGTGCCGCGCTGGAGGCCCGCGAGCCCGCGCTGCGCGAGCTCGTCGCCCGGTGCCGGCGAGAGATCGCGCACCCCCCGCGACTCGCGGTCCCCGACGTCTCCCGGCTCGGGCCCGTCCCCGACTCCCGCTTCGAGCTCGACGCCTACGCGGCGCGTCTGGCGACCGTGGCGCGCGCCGTCGAGACCGTCGAGGACGCCTACACCCGGCCCCTGCGCGCACGCGCCGAGCTGCGCTACAGCCTGGAGCGGCTCGCCGCGAAGGCCGAGTCCAACGGTCGCTCCGCGTCCCCCACCGTGCGCTCGGGCCACGCCGAGGCGCGCGACGCCGTCGAGGCCGTGCCGTGCGACGTCACGCTCGCCCGCTTCCTCGTCGAGCAGTACCAGTTCCTCACCCGCGACCTGCCCACCCCGGAAGGAGCGTCGTCGTGACCACCACCGCGACCGTCCCGTGCTCGGAGCCCGGCTGCCCGGGCACCATCGAGGACGGCTACTGCAACGTCTGCGGCGCACCCGCGGGCGGCTCCGGCGGAACGCCGGCCGCGACCGGAACCGCCGGTGCGCCCGCCCCCGGGACCGCCGCGGCCGCCTCGCCGTCGGCCATGCTCGGGACCGGCTTCGTCCAGGGTCGGCCCGGCACGGGCCCGACGTCCGCGGCCGACCCCGACGCGGAGCGCTCCACCCGCACGGGTCGCACGAGCTCGAGCCGCCTCGCCACGGCCGCGCTGGGCTCGGCCCGCACGGCGGCGACCGGCTCGAAGGCGACGCGCCGCGTCGGGACGTCCTCGACGCGCCTGCGCGGCCGCGGCCTCGGCGCGGGCCTGACGACCGTCCCGTCGGTCCCGGCGCGCGACCCCCTGCAGTCCGTCATGGCCGTGCCCGAGGTCGCGGAGCGCAAGCGCTTCTGCCCGGCGTGCGGCGAGAAGGTGGGCCGCGGCCGCGACGGCCAGCCCGGCCGGACGTCCGGCTTCTGCCCGCACTGCGGCAACCGCTTCGACTTCACGCCCCAGCTCTCGCCCGGCGACCTCGTCGGCGGGCAGTACGAGGTCGTCGGCTGCCTCGCGCACGGTGGCCTCGGCTGGATCTACCTGGCTCGCGACCAGAACGTGTCCGGCCGGTGGGTCGTGCTCAAGGGCCTGCTCAACTCGGGCGACCCGGACGCGTACGCGGCGGCGATCTCCGAGCGGCAGTTCCTCGCGGAGGTCGAGCACCCGCTCATCGTCGAGATCTACAACTTCGCCATGCACGAGGGCGCGGGCTACACCGTCATGGAGTACGTCGGCGGCGAGTCGCTCAAGGAGATCCTCCAGCAGCGCCGGGAGGACAACAACGGGGTCATCGCCCCGATGCCGGTCGACCAGGCGCTCGCGTACGTGCTCGCGATCCTCCCCGCGTTCGCCTACCTGCACGACCACAACCTGCTGTTCTGCGACTTCAAGCCGGAGAACGTCATCCAGCAG
This region includes:
- a CDS encoding fatty acid desaturase family protein, yielding MSASSERSRTTGVVARARPSANRTTRDYSVLAKIVRESGLLRRRYAYYWTRLVLTVAALGAVWAGVVLVGDSWWQLALAAALALVLSQLAFLGHDSSHRQIFRSRAWNDWTARILANALVGLSHVWWTTKHDAHHAAPNQEGHDPDISPGVVAFTPAALASRRGWRAWLAHRQGWYFFPLLTLEGLHLHVASVRKVLGRGPVPHRGVEVPVLLARLALYLVALGVLLPPALALAFLAVQLAVFGVLLGGAFAPNHKGMPIVPATADIDFLRRQVLMSRNIRGGAVVDFLMGGLNRQVEHHLFPSMPRPNLRTVQPLVREYCSQLGVTYTEVGFFASYRIVIGYLNDVPGRARDPFSCPLAAGLGR
- a CDS encoding lipopolysaccharide assembly protein LapA domain-containing protein, whose amino-acid sequence is MATIPPLASATNGEPTAAVHGTRPSSVTRTSGAPAGAPRTRAGATWVGLCVAALVLVALIVFMLQNTQAVLVSFLGWQGSVPLALALLVAGVGVGVVALVVGTLRIHQLRRRLAQHR
- a CDS encoding AAA family ATPase; this translates as MTGQTTPSLAAALEALDAAARAAGVDEEAARDEGARLAAAVAESSPGAPAAWLAALGHDPAATGAFFTAASSARRWRTSPTDVLAALGAARSKHAAAYGQALADVARAAGHLGSPGPHVAGAAAATAAVQRTGTPQGAGPVAAPAPGRAPSGPTAPPAVGGPLAPRSAPSGADPFDLGDLLAAQGSLDALRRPAPEVPSVESILDALGARPAAAPPGPASAAPSVATPADPSPGSAAATAAQATTTTEAAAEEEPARSIEELLAELDALTGLTRVKDEIHRQTELLRVEKLRTEAGLTRPTLTRHLVFLGNPGTGKTTVARLVAGIYRALGLLEKGHLVEVDRSELVAGYLGQTAVKTSEVVATALGGVLFVDEAYGLAEDQYGAEAINTLVKDMEDHRDELVVIVAGYPGPMAEFLATNPGLESRFSTTITFEDYADAELRDIFAGMAGKSDFEPTPEALDVFARLAAAQPRTEGFGNARWARNVLDAAIARHAWRLKDTEAPTIDELRLLLPVDVVDGEGAPALLASLDPPEPADSPTDGTTEDAPVDDAPDTAPSTAEENA
- a CDS encoding toxic anion resistance protein encodes the protein MTEAAPLQPPAPTETLTLSAPEPVKPVATTQAPSLAPRVDEAAIPGLQSKVSSYLDQLLATDTRSPEFAAKADDIRKMGDKDIRAASDVSNRMLEMPVRELREGGVSESSKVSKSLLELRRTVEDLDPSEASMGKKFLGLIPFGGKLQDYFRRYESSQKQLNAIVQSLYNGQDELRKDNAALNLEKQNLWDSMARLNQYIFIAERLDTELSTKIAELEASDPERAQALREDVLFYVRQKHQDLLTQLAVSIQGYLAMDIIMKNNVELIKGVDRATTTTVSALRTAVIVAQALANQKLVLDQITALNTTTSNMIASTSKMLADQSASIQQQAASATVGLPQLQQAFANIYATLDSISTFKTQALDSMAQTIGVLETETTKANEYLDRARRSDQSQVGNGSLDIGRL
- a CDS encoding glutamate ABC transporter substrate-binding protein; translation: MTQTLATPDRSRRAGARRRRTGVVATVLATALVLAACSGPSGADDLRLTEAPPEETAEEAPAAPAAPAECADPLASYAPEGALPGPDALPGGSTMAAIRDRGSLIVGVSADTLLMGARNSLSGQIEGFDIDVLHEISRAIFGDPDRLTFRVITSGQRLEVLENGEVDLVARAFTINCERWESIAFSAEYYHAGQKVLVTRDSTASGIADLEGQRVCAPEGTTTLTRLEQFSGIEPVPATTHTQCLVLFQQGKVDAITGDDTILAGFAAQDPYAKVVGEAISDEPYGIGVPAQNVDMVRFVNGVLEQMKSDGRWAAIYGEWLGGLGPAPTPPAAVYGRTP
- a CDS encoding PPOX class F420-dependent oxidoreductase, coding for MLVAGPHVAHLATVLPDGGPHVVPLWVGWEGDRLAFLTGPGSRKARNLARDPRVAVSVTETGNPFVMATLRGRVVEVLDGDAGWAVVDRLSELYTGGPYPRGEERHAYLVEIDRATAPSFG
- a CDS encoding SDR family NAD(P)-dependent oxidoreductase gives rise to the protein MQLAGKNAVVYGAAGSMGSAVSRAFAAAGAHVFLAGRTAATLDALAEEIRAAGGRAGTAVVDATDKESVDAHAALVVERAGSLDVSFNAVAYDVLQNVPLVEMSLQDFVAPIVSATTTHFLTATAAARHMIAQGSGAIVMLSSTAARESRHEMGGFSLACASIETLVRSLAGEVGRHGVRVVGLRPNFTPETVGASDDDLPMLVKDTLLGRLPRLSEVAGTAVYLASDAAGATTGVVVDLSCGAIV
- a CDS encoding DUF6221 family protein; amino-acid sequence: MTAVVVPPRALVVLVLHERVALGEEGFGLADVTWADPAINHTSTLHRRAALAVWDRTAGPGAGAGHWWEDGEMTLTEFLLARIDEDEAASAASDDAVPGGPWSRSRRLDECAVKRRIITLAYEATGYDMTVDLERETDERSESGVAFVGDRILRALATPYAEHPDYDPRWATGT